In Cryptomeria japonica chromosome 10, Sugi_1.0, whole genome shotgun sequence, a genomic segment contains:
- the LOC131076698 gene encoding uncharacterized protein LOC131076698, with protein sequence MHEYHLDEKEFKIGAGLQNAFVLCHVLKKNELPEKSGGLQSAENEKCDSSPKNRNPSCDEDKSEDRSKQLEEVQIYSSLPNIAEDTAGPNMWLGPGKDTINQQVDSMPNGLRSNREFGWLPSNNNDFPQVPADISFTRPEATDGHLTDEEMDEYIDEANIMEEILRACQDSQNSNMDHSFPQDSYADISNGNYIELNDFENCGSSLSFDSVFNNGSPETQLRPRSPALHSYQHDVSSEGKSKRRVRIKLSIKLKLG encoded by the exons ATGCATGAATACCATCTGGATGAAAAGGAATTCAAGATAGGAGCTGGTTTGCAg AATGCTTTTGTATTATGCCATGTTCTCAAAAAGAATGAACTTCCAGAAAAAAGTGGTGGATTGCAAAGTGCAGAAAATGAGAAGTGCGATTCATCTCCTAAAAATAGAAATCCCTCCTGCGATGAAGACAAGTCTGAAGACAGGTCAAAACAACTAGAAGAGGTTCAAATATATTCAAGTTTACCAAATATTGCAGAAGATACTGCTGGACCTAATATGTGGTTAGGACCTGGCAAGGACACAATTAATCAACAG GTTGATTCGATGCCAAATGGTTTACGATCAAATCGTGAGTTTGGATGGCTTCCAtcaaacaacaatgattttccacAAGTTCCAGCTGATATAAGCTTTACGAGGCCTGAAGCTACAGATGGACATTTGactgatgaagaaatggatgagtATATTGACGAAGCAAATATCATGGAGGAAATTCTGCGTGCATGTCAGGATTCCCAGAATTCTAATATGGATCATTCTTTCCCTCAGGATAGCTATGCTGACATCTCGAATGGTAATTATATAGAACTTAATGACTTTGAGAATTGTGGTTCTTCTCTTTCGTTTGATAGTGTATTCAACAATGGTAGTCCTGAAACCCAATTACGACCTCGCAGTCCAGCATTGCATAGTTATCAGCATGATGTGTCATCTGAAGGTAAATCCAAAAGAAGAGTTCGCATAAAGCTATCCATAAAATTGAAGCTTGGATAA